In Shouchella patagoniensis, the following are encoded in one genomic region:
- the ispF gene encoding 2-C-methyl-D-erythritol 2,4-cyclodiphosphate synthase has product MIRIGQGYDVHQMVEGRPFILGGITIPHEKGLLGHSDADVLLHTITDAALGAIGAGDLGKHFPDTDEAYKDADSKQLLKHVWELVKKSGYTLGNVDCTVMAQKPKLAPYIDEMRTKIAELLETEVANVGVKATTTEKLGFVGREEGVAAQAVILLVKA; this is encoded by the coding sequence ATGATTCGAATTGGACAAGGCTATGATGTGCATCAAATGGTAGAAGGTAGACCGTTTATTTTGGGAGGCATTACGATTCCTCACGAAAAGGGGTTGCTTGGTCATTCTGACGCAGATGTTCTTCTACATACGATTACAGATGCAGCGCTTGGCGCTATTGGAGCAGGTGATCTAGGAAAGCATTTTCCTGATACGGATGAGGCTTATAAAGACGCAGATTCAAAACAACTACTCAAACATGTATGGGAGCTTGTAAAGAAATCTGGTTATACGCTCGGAAATGTGGATTGTACGGTTATGGCACAAAAGCCCAAGCTCGCCCCCTACATTGATGAAATGCGAACTAAAATTGCAGAGCTTTTAGAAACAGAAGTAGCTAATGTTGGGGTGAAAGCGACAACCACTGAAAAATTAGGGTTTGTTGGTCGTGAGGAAGGCGTGGCTGCACAAGCAGTTATCTTGCTCGTAAAAGCGTAG
- the gltX gene encoding glutamate--tRNA ligase, whose translation MSKEIRVRFAPSPTGHLHIGGARSALFNYLLAKNTGGTFVLRIEDTDQARNVDTATEKLMDSLKWLGLNWDESIDTEAGEYGPYRSMDRVGLYKEYIQQLLNENKAYYCYMTEEELEAEREAQKARGEMPKYSGRDRDLTEDQRAAYEAKGIQPVVRFRVTEGQTITFNDSVREEVSFESDGIGDFVIARKDGVPMYNFAVVIDDHLMKISHVIRGEEHLSNTPRQIMLFQAFGWEVPTFAHASLILNADRQKMSKRDESIIQFVEQYKDLGYMPEAIVNFLALLGWSPVGEEEIFTLEELSEQFSLDRVSKAPAVFDMDKLAWMNNQYIKNADLDTVVDLALPHLIASGVVSEELSEDRLEWTRRLIGLYQEQMQYGAEIVKLTEQFFKKDVDYTDDAREVLAEEQVPEVLTQFAKELDEVETFTVPDIKKAIKATQKATGQKGKKLFMPIRAAVSGQTHGPELGDTIELLGKAVVGARLKAAVEK comes from the coding sequence ATGTCTAAAGAAATCCGGGTTCGATTTGCACCTAGTCCAACAGGGCATTTGCATATCGGAGGAGCGCGTTCAGCGCTGTTTAATTACTTATTGGCAAAAAATACTGGTGGTACGTTTGTACTGCGCATTGAAGATACAGATCAAGCTAGGAACGTAGATACAGCTACAGAAAAATTAATGGATAGTTTGAAGTGGCTAGGTCTTAATTGGGACGAGAGTATTGATACAGAGGCTGGCGAATACGGTCCTTATCGTTCAATGGATCGTGTTGGTCTATATAAAGAATACATTCAGCAGTTACTTAATGAGAATAAGGCATATTATTGTTATATGACCGAAGAAGAGTTAGAAGCAGAGCGTGAAGCACAAAAGGCTCGCGGTGAAATGCCTAAATATAGTGGCCGTGACCGCGATCTTACAGAAGATCAACGGGCAGCATATGAAGCAAAAGGGATTCAGCCAGTTGTGAGATTCCGTGTGACGGAAGGACAGACAATTACGTTTAATGACTCTGTACGTGAAGAAGTATCGTTTGAATCTGACGGTATAGGTGATTTTGTCATTGCCCGTAAAGACGGAGTACCGATGTATAATTTTGCCGTTGTCATTGATGATCACTTAATGAAAATCTCTCATGTTATCCGTGGTGAAGAACATTTATCAAATACACCAAGGCAAATTATGTTATTCCAGGCGTTTGGTTGGGAGGTACCTACATTTGCCCACGCTTCATTGATATTAAATGCCGATCGTCAAAAAATGAGCAAACGTGATGAGTCGATCATCCAGTTTGTGGAACAATATAAAGATCTCGGGTATATGCCAGAAGCAATTGTTAACTTCTTAGCATTGCTAGGTTGGTCGCCTGTAGGGGAAGAAGAAATCTTCACTCTAGAAGAGTTAAGCGAACAGTTTTCGCTAGATCGAGTATCTAAAGCGCCAGCTGTATTTGATATGGATAAACTTGCATGGATGAATAACCAATATATTAAAAATGCCGATCTTGATACGGTTGTTGACTTAGCTTTGCCTCACTTGATCGCGAGTGGTGTTGTCTCTGAAGAGTTGAGCGAAGATCGTTTAGAGTGGACACGTCGCCTAATAGGCCTTTACCAAGAGCAGATGCAATACGGCGCGGAAATCGTAAAACTTACAGAACAATTTTTCAAGAAAGACGTAGACTATACCGATGATGCTAGAGAAGTTTTGGCTGAAGAGCAAGTGCCTGAAGTGTTAACGCAGTTTGCGAAAGAATTAGACGAAGTAGAAACATTTACTGTCCCAGATATTAAAAAAGCCATAAAAGCTACACAAAAAGCGACGGGGCAAAAAGGGAAAAAGCTATTTATGCCGATTCGAGCAGCAGTTAGTGGTCAAACACACGGACCAGAGTTAGGCGATACCATTGAGCTTTTAGGCAAAGCGGTTGTAGGAGCTAGATTAAAAGCAGCGGTTGAGAAGTAA
- a CDS encoding class I SAM-dependent methyltransferase gives MSEHYYANKPTSARDEKTWSYTLKGESFSFTTDRGVFSKGEVDFGSRFLIESFEMGDLSGDILDVGCGYGPIGLALGKTYQQGKVIMIDVNARACELAEKNAVRNKVDRAEVRFTEEGMASLRDDERFVAVVTNPPIRAGKETVHDIYERAYRHLVTGGELWVVIQKKQGAPSTKGKLEELFGVENVETRGKNKGYFLFSAKKID, from the coding sequence TTGAGTGAACATTATTATGCAAATAAACCGACATCTGCTCGTGATGAAAAGACATGGTCTTATACATTAAAAGGAGAATCGTTTTCTTTTACTACAGACCGGGGTGTTTTTTCTAAAGGTGAAGTAGATTTTGGTAGTCGGTTTTTAATTGAGTCGTTCGAAATGGGAGACTTATCGGGTGACATATTAGATGTTGGCTGCGGATATGGTCCAATAGGTTTGGCTCTCGGAAAAACCTATCAGCAAGGAAAAGTAATTATGATTGATGTCAATGCGCGCGCGTGTGAACTTGCTGAAAAGAATGCAGTGCGAAATAAGGTTGATCGTGCTGAGGTTCGGTTTACAGAAGAGGGTATGGCGAGTCTGCGTGATGATGAGAGATTCGTAGCAGTTGTGACCAATCCGCCAATTCGTGCTGGTAAAGAGACGGTCCATGATATATATGAACGAGCATATAGGCATCTTGTAACAGGCGGAGAACTTTGGGTTGTCATTCAAAAGAAGCAAGGGGCGCCTTCAACAAAAGGGAAGCTTGAAGAGCTTTTTGGGGTGGAAAACGTAGAGACGCGCGGGAAGAATAAAGGATATTTTCTTTTTTCTGCAAAAAAAATTGACTAG
- the nusG gene encoding transcription termination/antitermination protein NusG has product MEKNWFVVHTYSGYENKVKANLEKRVESMEMTDHIFRVLVPVEEETETKNGKTKQVTRKVFPGYVLVEMIMTDDSWYVVRNTPGVTGFVGSAGAGSKPSALMPDEVERILKQMGVAELHAEIDFELKESVKVTSGPFADFVGTIEEIQIEKQKLKVHVNMFGRETPVELEFGQVEKIS; this is encoded by the coding sequence ATGGAAAAAAACTGGTTTGTGGTACACACGTATTCTGGTTATGAGAATAAAGTAAAAGCAAATCTCGAAAAGCGTGTGGAGTCCATGGAAATGACTGACCACATCTTTCGCGTCCTCGTTCCTGTAGAAGAGGAAACAGAAACGAAAAACGGAAAGACAAAACAAGTAACGCGGAAGGTATTTCCGGGTTATGTTTTAGTAGAAATGATTATGACAGATGATTCATGGTACGTTGTTCGTAATACACCTGGTGTGACAGGGTTTGTTGGTTCTGCAGGTGCAGGCTCAAAACCATCCGCTCTTATGCCAGATGAAGTGGAGCGCATTCTGAAACAAATGGGTGTTGCAGAACTTCATGCTGAAATTGATTTTGAATTAAAAGAATCAGTTAAAGTAACATCAGGACCATTCGCTGATTTTGTAGGCACAATTGAAGAGATTCAAATTGAGAAACAGAAGCTGAAAGTCCATGTAAATATGTTTGGTCGGGAAACACCGGTTGAGCTTGAGTTTGGACAAGTTGAAAAGATTTCTTAA
- a CDS encoding Mini-ribonuclease 3: MNSAMDWRQLNGLALAYMGDAVFEKHVRYELLKHGAVRPNRLHKAATNYVSAKAQAGILYAFDLQNLLTEAEQAVVRRGRNAKSHTTPKNTDVATYRNSTGFEALLGYLYVTQEHERLEELLQEAMNVIEKKEGISP, encoded by the coding sequence ATGAATTCAGCCATGGATTGGCGCCAACTAAATGGTCTCGCTCTTGCTTATATGGGTGATGCCGTTTTTGAAAAACATGTCCGATATGAACTGCTTAAACATGGAGCAGTTCGACCAAATCGACTTCATAAAGCAGCCACCAATTATGTATCTGCGAAAGCACAAGCGGGTATATTATATGCGTTTGATTTACAAAACCTTTTAACTGAAGCAGAACAAGCAGTAGTCCGAAGAGGGCGCAATGCAAAGTCGCATACAACACCAAAAAATACAGATGTGGCCACATATCGGAATTCGACCGGGTTTGAAGCATTATTGGGTTACTTATACGTAACCCAAGAACACGAACGTTTAGAAGAGTTGTTGCAAGAAGCGATGAATGTGATAGAAAAGAAAGAAGGGATTTCGCCGTGA
- the cysE gene encoding serine O-acetyltransferase yields MGLIRTLINDIDVVFDQDPAARNRIEVIFTYSGVHAVWGHRISHALWNRGCFFLARLLSQFIRFLTGIEIHPGAKIGQRLFIDHGMGVVIGETCEIGNDVTIFQGVTLGGTGKEKGKRHPTVKDGALIATGAKVLGSFTIGEHARIGAGSVVLKEVPPHSTVVGIPGKIVIKDGKKVGSAHSLDHSLPDPIADSISEMEKEIIRLKNECARLAEK; encoded by the coding sequence ATGGGATTAATCCGAACATTAATTAACGACATTGATGTTGTTTTTGATCAAGATCCTGCTGCTCGCAACCGTATTGAAGTTATATTTACTTATTCTGGCGTCCATGCTGTTTGGGGGCATCGTATATCCCATGCTTTGTGGAACCGAGGCTGTTTTTTCCTAGCTCGTTTGCTTTCGCAATTCATACGTTTTTTAACAGGCATTGAAATTCATCCAGGAGCAAAAATAGGGCAAAGGCTTTTTATTGACCATGGTATGGGAGTCGTTATAGGAGAAACATGTGAGATTGGAAATGATGTAACGATTTTTCAAGGTGTTACGTTAGGTGGTACGGGGAAAGAGAAAGGGAAGCGGCATCCGACAGTGAAAGACGGGGCGCTAATTGCTACAGGAGCGAAAGTGCTCGGTTCATTTACAATTGGAGAACATGCCCGCATTGGGGCGGGTTCAGTTGTTTTAAAGGAAGTCCCGCCTCACTCTACGGTTGTGGGGATCCCTGGAAAAATTGTTATAAAGGATGGAAAGAAAGTGGGGTCGGCACACTCTCTGGACCATTCGCTACCAGACCCCATTGCAGATAGTATTTCAGAAATGGAAAAAGAGATCATTAGGCTAAAAAACGAATGTGCTCGACTTGCGGAAAAATAA
- a CDS encoding NYN domain-containing protein, whose translation MKNILLVDGYNIVGAWPVLQKLKETDFALARDKLVGLLAEYAAYTGYEVKVVFDAHMVQGIGKVYNKHRVEVIYTKKNETADERIEKLVIQLKRIDRTIYVATSDMAEQSLAFGSGALRKSARELAIETEIAAKRIDKMLQNTRKAQESSKIKLSEEVAEIFEKWRRGDK comes from the coding sequence ATGAAAAACATCCTGCTTGTAGATGGCTATAACATTGTGGGAGCATGGCCGGTGCTACAGAAGTTAAAAGAAACAGACTTCGCGCTAGCACGGGACAAGCTTGTTGGTTTGCTAGCAGAATACGCTGCTTATACAGGTTATGAAGTGAAAGTAGTGTTTGATGCGCATATGGTGCAGGGTATTGGAAAGGTATATAACAAACACCGAGTGGAGGTCATTTACACAAAAAAAAATGAAACTGCTGATGAACGGATTGAAAAACTTGTTATTCAATTAAAAAGGATTGATCGGACGATTTATGTAGCTACTTCTGATATGGCAGAGCAGTCGCTTGCTTTTGGTAGCGGTGCTTTGCGTAAATCGGCACGAGAGTTGGCCATTGAGACAGAAATAGCTGCAAAAAGAATCGACAAGATGCTTCAAAATACGAGAAAAGCGCAAGAATCGTCGAAAATTAAGTTATCAGAGGAAGTTGCTGAAATTTTTGAAAAATGGCGTCGAGGCGACAAATGA
- the rplA gene encoding 50S ribosomal protein L1, whose protein sequence is MAKKGKKYVDALKLVDRDTAYQAEEALELVKKTSVAKFDETVEVAVRLGVDPKKADQQIRGAVVLPHGTGKTQRVLVFAKGDKAKEAEAAGADFVGEDDLINKINQGWFDFDVIVATPDMMAQVGRLGRVLGPKGLMPNPKTGTVTFDVTKAVEEIKAGKVEYRVDKSGNIHVPIGKVSFDSAKLVDNFKTIIETLHKVKPSAAKGTYVRNIAVASTMGPGVRVVTSAYSK, encoded by the coding sequence ATGGCTAAAAAAGGCAAGAAGTATGTAGATGCTCTTAAACTTGTAGACCGTGATACGGCTTACCAAGCTGAAGAAGCGCTAGAACTAGTAAAGAAAACATCTGTCGCTAAGTTTGATGAAACAGTAGAAGTTGCTGTACGTCTTGGCGTTGACCCTAAGAAAGCAGATCAACAAATTCGTGGTGCAGTCGTGCTTCCGCACGGAACTGGTAAAACGCAACGTGTTCTTGTATTTGCAAAAGGGGATAAAGCGAAAGAAGCAGAAGCAGCTGGGGCTGACTTTGTTGGTGAAGATGATCTTATCAATAAAATCAACCAAGGTTGGTTCGACTTTGATGTAATTGTTGCAACTCCTGATATGATGGCGCAAGTTGGTCGTCTAGGTCGTGTGCTTGGACCAAAAGGTCTTATGCCAAACCCTAAAACAGGAACAGTTACTTTCGATGTAACAAAAGCTGTTGAAGAAATCAAAGCTGGTAAAGTGGAATACCGTGTTGATAAATCAGGTAACATCCACGTGCCAATTGGCAAAGTTTCATTTGATTCAGCGAAGTTAGTTGATAACTTTAAAACAATCATCGAAACATTGCATAAAGTAAAGCCATCAGCTGCAAAAGGTACGTATGTACGTAATATCGCAGTTGCATCAACGATGGGCCCTGGTGTCCGTGTTGTAACATCGGCTTACTCTAAATAA
- the rplK gene encoding 50S ribosomal protein L11, which produces MAKKVIKMVKLQIPAGKANPAPPVGPALGQAGVNIMGFCKEFNARTSDQAGLIIPVEITVFEDRSFTFITKTPPAAVLLKKAAGIESGSGEPNRTKVATVKRDKVREIAETKMPDLNAASVEAAMLMVEGTARSMGIVIED; this is translated from the coding sequence GTGGCTAAAAAGGTAATTAAAATGGTTAAGCTACAAATCCCTGCGGGTAAAGCCAATCCGGCACCACCAGTTGGACCAGCACTTGGTCAAGCAGGTGTTAACATCATGGGATTTTGTAAAGAATTTAACGCTCGTACATCAGACCAAGCGGGTCTTATCATTCCAGTTGAGATCACTGTGTTTGAAGATCGTTCGTTTACATTCATCACTAAAACGCCACCAGCTGCAGTTCTTTTGAAAAAAGCAGCAGGAATCGAATCAGGTTCTGGTGAGCCGAACCGCACGAAAGTTGCAACGGTTAAGCGCGATAAAGTACGCGAAATCGCTGAAACAAAAATGCCGGATTTGAACGCTGCTTCTGTTGAGGCGGCAATGCTTATGGTTGAGGGTACAGCTCGCAGCATGGGCATCGTAATCGAAGACTAA
- the rplL gene encoding 50S ribosomal protein L7/L12, with protein sequence MNKDQIIEAIKEMTVLELNDLVKAIEEEFGVTAAAPVAVAAGGGEAAAEQTEFDVVLESAGSSKIGVIKVVREITGLGLKEAKALVDGAPAPIKEGVSKEDAEEIKGKLEEAGASVEVK encoded by the coding sequence ATGAATAAAGATCAAATCATTGAAGCGATTAAAGAAATGACAGTTCTTGAACTAAATGACCTTGTAAAAGCAATCGAAGAGGAGTTTGGCGTAACTGCAGCAGCTCCAGTAGCAGTAGCAGCAGGTGGCGGCGAAGCAGCAGCTGAGCAAACTGAATTCGACGTAGTTCTTGAGTCTGCTGGTTCTTCTAAAATTGGCGTAATTAAAGTGGTTCGTGAAATCACTGGTCTTGGACTTAAAGAAGCAAAAGCGCTTGTTGATGGTGCTCCAGCTCCAATCAAAGAAGGCGTTTCTAAAGAGGATGCTGAAGAAATCAAAGGCAAACTTGAAGAAGCTGGCGCTAGCGTAGAAGTTAAGTAA
- the cysS gene encoding cysteine--tRNA ligase → MVRIYNSLTNKKEIFTPIEEGKVKMYCCGPTVYNYIHIGNARPPIVYDMVRRYLAFRGYDVTFVSNFTDVDDKIIRAAHELGEEVSDVAESFIEAYHADTGALNVAEADLHPRVTDTMEDIIEFIAKLEEKGFAYESGGDVYFRTRKFDGYGKLSGQSLDELQSGVRIGVDERKEDAVDFVLWKAAKPDEISWSSPWGEGRPGWHIECSAMIKKNLGETIDIHAGGKDLTFPHHENEIAQSEALTGKKLANYWMHNGFVNINNEKMSKSLGNFVLTHDIIQQYPPEVVRFFMLTAHYRTPINFSDELLTGAQAGLDRLKNAVANLEHRLAETVDLGESSEWIKKVEGFRQRFIEEMDDDFNSANGISVLFDLAKEANVYTKEDQTSKQVIEAFLDLFTEVGLVLGVSFKNEKELLDADIDALIEERNAARKARNFARADEIRDLLKEQNILLEDTPQGVRWKRGSV, encoded by the coding sequence ATGGTTAGGATTTATAATAGTTTAACGAATAAAAAAGAGATATTTACACCGATTGAAGAAGGAAAAGTCAAGATGTATTGCTGCGGTCCAACCGTTTATAACTACATTCATATTGGAAATGCAAGACCTCCCATCGTTTATGACATGGTTCGTCGTTATCTTGCATTTCGTGGATACGATGTCACATTTGTTTCAAACTTTACAGACGTTGATGATAAGATCATTCGTGCTGCTCATGAGCTAGGAGAAGAAGTGTCTGATGTAGCTGAAAGTTTTATTGAGGCATATCATGCGGATACAGGGGCATTAAATGTTGCTGAAGCAGATTTACATCCGCGAGTAACGGATACGATGGAAGATATTATTGAGTTTATTGCAAAGCTTGAAGAGAAAGGTTTTGCGTATGAATCAGGTGGAGATGTTTATTTTCGTACACGAAAATTTGATGGGTATGGAAAATTGTCTGGTCAATCGCTTGATGAGCTACAGAGTGGTGTTAGAATCGGAGTAGACGAGCGGAAAGAAGATGCAGTGGATTTTGTTCTATGGAAAGCTGCTAAACCAGATGAAATCTCTTGGAGTAGCCCTTGGGGGGAAGGTCGACCAGGCTGGCATATTGAATGTTCCGCAATGATTAAAAAAAATCTTGGGGAAACGATTGATATTCATGCCGGCGGAAAAGATTTAACTTTTCCTCATCATGAAAATGAAATTGCCCAATCAGAGGCATTAACTGGAAAGAAATTAGCGAACTATTGGATGCATAATGGTTTTGTTAACATTAATAATGAAAAAATGTCGAAATCACTTGGAAACTTTGTCCTCACTCATGACATCATTCAACAATATCCGCCAGAAGTTGTTCGGTTTTTCATGTTGACGGCCCATTATAGAACGCCAATTAACTTTAGTGATGAGCTCTTAACTGGAGCCCAGGCTGGATTAGATCGTCTTAAGAATGCAGTTGCTAACTTGGAACATCGTTTAGCTGAAACGGTAGATTTAGGTGAGTCAAGTGAGTGGATAAAAAAAGTTGAAGGCTTCAGACAGCGGTTTATTGAAGAAATGGATGATGATTTTAATAGTGCGAATGGAATTAGTGTTTTATTTGACTTGGCAAAAGAAGCGAATGTATACACGAAAGAAGATCAAACATCTAAGCAAGTAATTGAAGCATTTCTTGATTTATTTACAGAAGTAGGTCTCGTACTTGGAGTGAGTTTTAAAAACGAGAAAGAATTACTAGACGCGGATATTGATGCGTTAATAGAGGAACGGAATGCTGCAAGAAAAGCGCGTAATTTTGCAAGGGCAGATGAAATAAGAGATCTATTAAAAGAGCAAAATATTCTTTTGGAAGATACGCCTCAAGGTGTACGCTGGAAGAGGGGTTCTGTATGA
- the sigH gene encoding RNA polymerase sporulation sigma factor SigH has product MLSRGVISLGAGLAGGAVTFKGNQFDAWEDDSLINEVRTGNTLALEHLIGKYRNFVRAKARSYFLIGADHEDIVQEGMIGLYKAVRDFNGDKLASFKAFAELCITRQIITAIKTATRQKHIPLNSYVSLDKPIYDEESDRTLMDVICGNKVTDPEALLINQEEFSYIEGKMSEILSELERQVLMLYLDGRTYQEISIDLKRHVKSIDNALQRVKRKLERYVELKSVML; this is encoded by the coding sequence ATGCTATCGCGAGGAGTGATTAGTTTGGGTGCAGGTCTAGCAGGTGGAGCAGTGACGTTTAAAGGTAATCAGTTTGATGCTTGGGAAGACGATTCTTTAATCAATGAAGTTCGTACTGGAAACACGTTGGCACTAGAACACTTAATCGGTAAGTATCGCAATTTTGTGCGCGCAAAAGCTCGCTCATATTTTCTTATTGGAGCAGATCATGAAGATATTGTGCAAGAAGGTATGATTGGGCTGTATAAAGCGGTCAGAGATTTTAATGGGGACAAGCTAGCCTCCTTTAAAGCTTTTGCAGAGTTGTGTATTACGAGGCAAATCATTACGGCGATTAAAACAGCTACAAGACAGAAACATATTCCACTTAATTCGTATGTATCGTTGGACAAGCCTATTTATGACGAAGAGTCGGATCGCACACTAATGGACGTAATCTGCGGGAATAAGGTAACAGATCCAGAAGCGTTGCTGATTAACCAGGAAGAATTTTCGTATATTGAAGGAAAGATGAGTGAAATTTTAAGCGAACTGGAACGACAAGTGTTGATGCTCTATTTGGATGGTCGTACGTATCAGGAAATATCAATTGATCTCAAAAGGCATGTTAAATCAATTGATAATGCACTGCAACGTGTGAAACGAAAACTTGAACGATATGTAGAACTTAAAAGTGTAATGTTGTAA
- the secE gene encoding preprotein translocase subunit SecE — MATEKKGPISFLRNVGREMKRVTWPTRKELTRYTLVVLATLAIMVGFFFLVDEGISFLLRFL, encoded by the coding sequence ATGGCTACGGAGAAAAAAGGGCCAATCTCATTTTTACGCAATGTAGGGCGGGAAATGAAGCGTGTTACCTGGCCGACTAGAAAAGAATTAACCCGTTACACACTTGTGGTTTTGGCAACTTTAGCGATTATGGTGGGCTTCTTCTTTCTAGTTGATGAAGGCATATCATTCTTATTGCGTTTCTTGTAA
- the rlmB gene encoding 23S rRNA (guanosine(2251)-2'-O)-methyltransferase RlmB yields MSKRQDTRKAPKPPKQEEEQSEFIVGKNPIIEAIKSGHAIHKIWIGDQSQKGQMTKLMQLAKEKNVLVQTAPKRKLDQLVGHSNHQGVVASIAAYDYAEIEDLFQKATDANEEPFFLLLDEIEDPHNLGSIMRTADAVGAHGIIIPKRRSVGLTQTVAKASTGAIEYIPVVRVTNMARTMDELKKRGLWFAGTDAKGNEDYSQASYDLPLGLVIGSEGKGITRLIKEKCDFLVSIPMKGQVTSLNASVAASLLMYEVYRKRSGSK; encoded by the coding sequence GTGAGTAAACGACAAGATACGAGAAAAGCACCAAAGCCTCCTAAGCAAGAGGAGGAACAAAGCGAATTCATTGTCGGTAAGAATCCGATTATTGAGGCCATAAAATCTGGTCATGCCATTCACAAAATATGGATTGGTGACCAGTCACAAAAAGGACAAATGACAAAACTGATGCAATTAGCCAAGGAAAAAAATGTTCTTGTCCAAACTGCTCCAAAACGGAAGTTAGACCAATTGGTTGGACATAGCAACCATCAAGGTGTTGTTGCATCAATCGCAGCCTATGATTATGCAGAAATAGAGGATTTGTTCCAGAAAGCAACTGATGCAAATGAGGAACCATTTTTTTTATTGCTGGATGAAATTGAGGACCCGCATAATCTAGGTTCAATTATGCGTACTGCTGATGCAGTAGGAGCTCACGGTATTATTATTCCAAAACGTAGATCGGTTGGCTTAACCCAGACGGTTGCTAAAGCTTCAACAGGGGCGATTGAATATATTCCCGTCGTGCGCGTAACAAACATGGCGCGTACAATGGATGAATTAAAGAAGCGAGGCCTGTGGTTTGCAGGAACAGATGCAAAAGGAAATGAGGATTATAGCCAGGCATCTTACGATCTACCACTAGGCCTTGTAATTGGTAGTGAAGGTAAAGGAATTACCCGTTTAATTAAAGAGAAATGTGATTTTCTTGTGAGTATTCCAATGAAAGGTCAGGTTACATCATTGAACGCTTCAGTTGCAGCTAGTTTGCTAATGTACGAAGTGTATCGCAAAAGAAGCGGGTCAAAATAA
- the rpmG gene encoding 50S ribosomal protein L33, which translates to MSSLGRKRVLACETCKSRNYSFTNDNKDEVRLELKKYCKQCKEHTIHLETR; encoded by the coding sequence GTGTCTTCATTGGGCAGAAAGCGTGTCTTAGCGTGCGAAACGTGTAAGTCAAGAAACTACTCGTTTACAAACGATAACAAAGATGAGGTCCGACTTGAATTAAAAAAATATTGCAAGCAGTGCAAAGAACATACAATTCATTTAGAAACACGTTAA
- the rplJ gene encoding 50S ribosomal protein L10: MSKVLEQKQQVVSEVAAKLKESKSTVVVDYRGLNVAQVTELRKQLREAGIEYKVYKNTLVRRATAEAGFSGLDEHLVGPTAIAFGAEDVIAPAKVLNEFAKKNEALEIKTGIIEGNIASAAEVKALAELPSRDGLLSMLANVLQAPVRGFAIATKAVAEQKEEQGA; encoded by the coding sequence ATGAGCAAAGTTTTAGAGCAAAAACAACAAGTTGTATCAGAAGTAGCGGCTAAACTTAAAGAAAGCAAATCAACAGTGGTTGTTGATTATCGTGGACTTAATGTAGCCCAAGTAACTGAGCTTCGTAAACAATTACGTGAAGCTGGCATTGAGTACAAAGTTTACAAAAACACGCTTGTACGCCGTGCGACTGCAGAAGCTGGTTTTTCTGGTTTAGATGAGCATCTTGTAGGACCAACTGCGATCGCATTTGGTGCAGAAGATGTGATCGCACCTGCAAAAGTACTAAACGAGTTTGCGAAAAAGAACGAAGCGCTTGAAATCAAAACAGGTATCATCGAAGGCAATATTGCATCCGCTGCAGAAGTTAAAGCACTAGCTGAGCTTCCTTCACGCGATGGTTTGCTTTCTATGCTTGCAAATGTACTTCAAGCACCAGTTCGTGGATTTGCAATTGCTACAAAAGCGGTTGCAGAACAAAAAGAAGAACAAGGCGCGTAA